DNA sequence from the Gemmatimonadota bacterium genome:
GCCGGGCGATCGTCTTCGTCTTTGATCGATGAAATCGCGCTCTGAACCGTGCGGACATCACCTGACCGTGGCTGGGCTCTCCGTTCGCCCTGGCCGGACGCCTGCCCCTATATCTCCGGGGCCGCCGCCGCCAAGTCCGCCGGCGTGCTCGCAGCACCGGGGGCATGCGCGCTTCCGGATGCCGACCGCAATCGAACAGGACCGCCATGGGGTGCTGCGCCCCGACTGTCGCAACTACCGCCGCCCCGACCGGCAGCCGCCCTTGACCGCCTGTCGACCGCCCCTCACTCAGAAATTGACTTGGATGAACAGCGGCGTGTCGCCGGCCTAACGGAGATTCCCGAGCAGATGGAACCGTCTCTTCGCCAGTTTCGTTACTTTATCGCNNNNNNNNNNCTTTATCGCAGCGGCCAACGCCGGTCAGATTTCGCAGGCTGCAATGGATATCAATGTCTCCCAATCCGCCATCACAAATGCGGTCAGGGCGCTGGAAGAGATGATCGGATCGGCCTTGTTCGAACGTCACGCCAACGGCGTGTCCCTGACTTATGAAGGAAATCTCTTTCTCGACCATGCCCGCCATGTTGTGGCATCGGTCGAAGAAGCCATTCGCCTGCCGAGACGCATCCGCGAAGACGTGAGGGGCTCGCTCAACCTTGCGGTCAGCTATACCGTCGCCGGCTACTTCATCCCCGTTCATCTCGCCCGGTTTTCCCGGGCATTCCCGAACGTCAGGATCGACATGGTCGAATCCGATCGCCCTCCCATTGAGGAAGGCCTCATCACCGGCGGCTTCGATCTCGCCGTAATGTTGACCTCGAACATAGCGAATCACGAGGAACTCTCGCACGAAACCCTGCTGCGATCCCGAAGGCGACTTTGGGTCGGTGCGAACCATCGCTTTCTCCAGCAGCCGTCCGCAAGCCTTCAGGAAATTTCCGCGGAGCCCTACGTTATGCTGAC
Encoded proteins:
- a CDS encoding LysR family transcriptional regulator, giving the protein FIAAANAGQISQAAMDINVSQSAITNAVRALEEMIGSALFERHANGVSLTYEGNLFLDHARHVVASVEEAIRLPRRIREDVRGSLNLAVSYTVAGYFIPVHLARFSRAFPNVRIDMVESDRPPIEEGLITGGFDLAVMLTSNIANHEELSHETLLRSRRRLWVGANHRFLQQPSASLQEISAEPYVMLTVDEASNTAQRYWKKTPHRPNTIFRTSSVEAVRSMVAIGMGVAILSDMVYRPWSLEGRRVEVMPVSEPVPTMDVGFAWSIGAELNEAAKAFIEFLHLAMGVEQQ